One stretch of Tribolium castaneum strain GA2 chromosome 5, icTriCast1.1, whole genome shotgun sequence DNA includes these proteins:
- the cni gene encoding protein cornichon, which translates to MAFNFPAFSYIIALIVDAFLIFFSLFHVIAFDELKTDYKNPIDQCNSLNPLVVPEYLLHIFFNVLFVAAGEWFSLLLNIPLIIYHINRYRTRPVMSGLGIYDPTSIMNADVLTRCQREGWIKLAFYLLSFFYYLYGMIYCLISA; encoded by the exons atggcgTTCAATTTCCCTGCATTTTCGTATATCATTGCCCTGATTGTCGACgcttttcttatatttttctcCCTGTTTCACGTGATTGCATTTGAtgaattaaaaactgattacaAGAACCCCATTGACCAGTGTAACAGCTTAAATCCG CTAGTGGTGCCAGAGTACCTCCTTCACATTTTCTTTAACGTCCTTTTTGTTGCCGCCGGAGAATGGTTTTCACTGCTTCTCAACATCCCGCTGATCATTTATCACATCAATAGGTACAGGACAAGGCCTGTGATGTCGGGCTTAGGGATTTACGACCCCACTAGTATTATGAACGCTGATGTCTTGACCAGGTGTCAGAGGGAAGGGTGGATTAAGCTCGCGTTTTACTTGTTATCCTTCTTTTATTACCTTTATGG AATGATTTACTGTTTAATCTCGGCGTGA